Genomic segment of Bicyclus anynana chromosome 18, ilBicAnyn1.1, whole genome shotgun sequence:
GTTCTCAGTGCCAGAAAAACAAAGCATTAAGAGCAATTAATAAAGCTCCTATGGAAATTACTTCTACTTCTCAGGAACCTCTTCAAAGACTATTTACAGACGTAGTCGGTCCTCTGCCTGAATCTGGACCCCAAGGATTCAAATATATTGTAACATTCCAAGacgatttaacaaaatattcaatgGCCTATCCTATAGTACAAGCCACGGCTGAACAAACTTCGGAATGCTTAGTTAAATTTATCTCTCATTTCGGTATTCCTCGAACAATTCTCTCCGATCAAGGAGTTCACTTTATAGCTGACATATACAAACAAGTGGCATCTCTTTTTaagattaaacatttattttcgaCCATTTATCATCCCCAAACTAACGGCTCCCTAGAGAGAAGCCATTGCAcgcttaaagaatatttaaaatcgtttGTTAACAAGGAACAAGACAATTGGCATAAATATCTTCCCACTGCTCTTATTTCCTATAATAGTACGACACATACCACTACAAACTTTAGTCCTCATGAACTTCTATTTGGTTGTAAGCCCTATTTACCTAGCTCTATCTACGACATAAGTCCCACAGCCACTTATCCTGATTACATCAAAAATCTAAAACATAAATTGAATACCACTAGAAATTTAGCTAGCGAAAATATACTTAGAAGTAAAGAAAGATCAAAACGTTATTATGATCAACATGCTAAAGAAAAAACCTATAATGTTGGAGATATGGTCTACATAAGAGAACATCACAGATTACGTAAAGCTCTCTCCCCAGTCTGGAAAGGTCCTTTTAAAATCATAGAAACCCATGATAATAATAACGTCACCATTCAAATTAATAGACGTAAGATCCGTTACCACTTCGATCAAATTAAACTAGCCCACGATAATTCTCTTCCAGGGTCATCGCGCCAGGCACCATCGCCACAACCGAGTTAATAACGCCAATAGTCGATAGCCCAGGTCTATATTTCGATAATCTAGGAATCTTAAAATACTACAATAACTTCTggaatattattacatttactgACTTATCTTACATAAAACCTCATgtagaaaacattaaaaatgttatatataccGTAAAAGAAACTTGCCATAGTTATAAATCTGCTAAAATACAGTCCGATTGTTCTAACACACTTAGTCCTTTAGAAATACttctaaaaaatgttgaaaataattatcaatctCTATCTCATCTTACGCAGGAAAAAGGTCGTTCTAAAAGGTCTTCATGGTTCGGTTTTGGTGGACCCATACTTAAACAACTATTTGGATCCCTAGATGAAGACGATGCTCAAATATTTACTAATGCTATAAATGCAATTCAAGATGACCAGAGACATCTTGCAtctttaatgaaagaaaatattcatgttaTCTCTTCTACTATTAGTACATTTTACAATACTATTcagaaactaaatgaaaatgagCAAATACTTAACAGTAACATAGAAAAATTAGATAAAATCCTAGATAACGTTTTGCAaactacaaataaattagaagcgTCATCACATCTCACAATGACCTTTAGTGCTTTAGAAAGCTCATTaatgactttaaattttaaccTCAAGGATATCATTGACGCAATCCTATTCGGTAAACAAAACATTGTCCATCCCTCTATACTATCTCCTATGCAACTTTATAATGAATTaaactctaataaaaataaagttccccAAAATTTTCCCTTACCcttgaatttagaaaatatgcaCATACTTTTAGATATATCCCAAATTTCTAGTTTCATCACTGACTCTAAAATAGTATTTGTCGTTAAAATTCCTCTTGTTCTCTTACAAGAATATAATTTGTACCATGTCTATGCCCTTCCTACTGCCCATGATATCAATAACCCACATTCCTTTGCTATGATCAACCCTACTGCTAAATTTTTGGCAATAACAGACGATAAATTACTGTATTCAATGACAGACTCGATCAGTGATTGCAAAACTCTAACAAATAACTATCGCCTGTGCAAATTAGGCAATGTGCATTCTAGTGTCGCAAATCCTACGTGTGAAGTGCAAATCCTAAGtgcttacataaataaaataccggacacatgtgattataaaaacgtaGTTAGTGATATTGACGTTTGGCAAacgattagtaataataaatggaTATATGTTCAATCCAACATAGCTAAGCTCTCGGTTAAATGTAACAATAGTATTAACGACTATGATATAATTGGAACAGGAATTCTCAAGCTTCCAAAAGGATGCACAGCTTTTCATAAACTCTTGCAATTCTCTCCTTCAGTAGAATACGAAACTGCATTGTATATGCCTACTCCTaactttaacattataaatgacgATTGCTGTtccagaaagaaaataaattctacGCTTCCATATCTAACACCAATTAAATTATCTCATATAAACTTAGATTCTTTGCATTACGTTACACATAGATTAAATCAAGTTAACGATGAAATTGAAAAGATTGAAAACCAACCCTACCATATTAAATATGGAAGTTATTTCAGTGTTTGTACAACTCTCGTATCTTTAATCGTATTATGctatatttctttcaaaatgtataaaaaatgttgtaatCGAAGAAAGCGTAATAATAGTTTAGATTCTAGTTCTGGTTGCTGTATTCAGATTTTTAATAGCTGCTATACTAAACCTAATCAAAATATACAAGCTATTAATACTAGCTCCGATTATGAAACACATAATAGAGCATTCGAATCCAATAGTAGCTCAGAGAACTCTCCTACTTTCCTAAGGAGAAATTTACATTGAAATGTTATGTTTAGTACTTTTCCataattactattatactaatactgttactaaattattaaatgccATTTCATGTTTGGTTTATACTATTACATAAGTCTACTATATACTATTTGCTATTTTAATACACTGGTTCTTttgtaataataagaaaatgttattttgtaagttttttattttctatttctttgtgattgtattatcttaaatattattacctatgtaggaaaagaaaaaatatgattatgttATTCCtaattttcatttctatttcTTCTATTGTAATACTTGGATCACTATTGTAATATTCTACTCACATCTTACTTACTATGATGCTTCGTCTTAAAGAGGGGAGGtgttacatccctaaattctatattcatagtgcagagctgtgacacagatataaatgttcTGTCAGCAATATATATGCTTTATAAACCGTAGCTCTGCCTCTAAACATTCAGTCGTTCTGGTGATTAGCCGAATTGCTGTCCAGCTACGGACCTGGTTTATGCCCGCCGGTCTGGACTAAGTAACAAGGCTAAGCCCCTGGTAATACTAGCCGCCTATAGACCCTTTGCAGGTcctcgcgagtcgcgaaacATAGTGATCCGAAGTAATAGAGCTTGTTGTCGaactatagttaaattataaataataaagttcagttttagttaataaagtgtttttttttataaacaccgatAAGCCGAAACTAAcagtacgtcatcaacccatattcggctcactgctgagctcgagtctcctctcagaatgagaggggttaggccaatagtccaccacgctggcccaatgcggattggcagacttaagataattctctggtatgcaggtttcctcacgatgttttccttcaccgactgagacacgtgatatataatttcttaaaatgcacacaactgaaaagttggaggtgcatgccccggaccggattcgaacccacaccctccggaatctgaggtagaggtcatatccactgggctatcacggctataactataggctatatacggCGAAATGTACACCTCATTTCAAATGGAAAAGTATGatctattcaataaaataaaaaatcgaaaTCCCCCGAccgaaaaaaaatccaatgtaAAATTATGTTGAAATACATCAAACAATGGATATTGTGTAGATATAAAGGCTGTAGTGTACACAACTCTCCTTTCGTCAATCTGgtaaaaagaaacaatataaaGAAAGAGAGCGGGGTCCCCATTTACAAGAAAGAACACAgcgttgtaaaaaaaaatgagccGTGCAGTAATAACAAAGATCGTTATTAAGGTCACTAAACAGGGctcattaaaagttttaatgaaataaagatGCCTCGCGCGTAGGACGAGAAATGTAGGCGAGACTTACTAAGGGCAGGCTCAGACAGGAAAAGAATCGCGCGGTTTTATAATTTCAATCATAATTCATACTCGTataatcctactatcctacttctactaatattatatatatcctactaatattatatacgcgaaagtttgtatggatgtttggatgtttgttactctttaacgccgctactactaaagagatttggctgaaatttggaatgaaaatagattttactctagattgacacataggctaccttttatcacgaaaaaaatcatggtttcccgagatttgcgaaaactggtgattttgatgatatgaatgtttgttactctttcacgcctcgaaccaaattagctgaaatttggtattaagatatattatagcctggattaacacaggctactttttacccccgaaaaatccatggtttccgagggatttgtaaaaaactaaattccacgcggacgaagtcgcgggcgtccgctagtatctttcTTCTGTTCTAAAGTTTGTAACgtaaatatgtgattttatCTTGACAAAATGCGACACAGAGCTGTCCTGCATCCTGTGTCTGACTGACACTTTTATTCGGGTAAGGCAACGAGTTCGTGTGTGATTTTCACGAAATCTATATTCGACCAGAGGAAGTCGCTTGGTTTACTTTGAAATAGACTAGTTGGTTGTCAGGCGGAGATGCATGCTTCATTGTCTAATACTTCTTAAACAAGTTATATCAATTCCTGAACGCATATGAAGTGTTCCTTTACATGAatgataatatgataatatacttataaaattcaaatatgtaACTACTCGTACTTCGTGTCAtctagaactttttttttatctcacCATTGCAGTGAAATctattacatacatagttactaaatataaatttcgCGCGGATAGAATACGCGATATTTGATTCGCGCGAATGTCACTAGGGTGTCTGAATTGTCTTTAAATGCACATGATCTGTCCTTTCATGTTATTTGCAGAGACAAATATTGGAAATCACACGCCGATAAGTGGGTGTCGGGTGTCCTTTGACATTCCGCCGGGTGTTGGAGATCTCTCTccaatattattagatattcgATATCGGTATTGACAAACGGTGAAATGTATATTAGTTACAAACACCCGCTGGCTAGCTGTCAAATTTGGGATTTTCTTATGAAATTacctatttcttttaattatatgttgctctgggtttttattaattttcttgcTTTACACTCTTGAGTCTTATGTTAGAACAAACAAAATACGGACAAATAATTCAAGCCCTTTTAAGGTTAAAAGCAATAATAGCAAACAAAACGTAAAAAACAACAATTTGTTAatatacttcatcatcatcatcattatcagccgatggacgtccactgctggacataggtctcttgcttggacctccaagcataacggtctcgagccgccagcattcagcggtttcctgcgatccgcttgatgtcctcggtccacctagtggggggtcgaccaacactgcgctttccggtgcggggtcgccattccagcaccatcggaccccaacgtccatcggctcttcgaactatgtggcctgcccattgccacttcagcttcgcgactcgctgagctatgtcagtgactttggtttgtctgcggatctcctcatttctgattcgatgatgcagagaaactccaagcatagctcgctctatcacctgctgagtgattttaagccttctaataaggcccttAGTTAGCCATTGTGGTTAATATACTTAAGAAATACAAACAAGTCCTAAGTGCTACTCATACATTTCACCATTGCAGTGAAATCTATCACATACATGGCCAGTAGCTACTAAATTGTtccttttggaagtcggttaaaaactgttCCTACTTTTAAAACTCGGTTGAAAATGTATCCAATCCGACTATAAAGTCGAAATCAATACGTCTCTGTTGCAAGCCCAAAATGATCACTGCAACACCGCAAAGGGTTTAATCGTGCATTCTCTTTTGCTCAAAGCTTAATGGGTACGGGGTCCTTTTGGCTTTTGTGAACCATTCGCTATTCCCGATACAACGGTACTATGAATTTTCGGAGCTTAGTTACGGTACTATTGTAGTTACTGAATCCTAAATAACGTCTGTGACTTCGCCTGCGAAATTTACAGTTATGCAAGTATTAGTAATCCTATCACTTTTAATACGGAATCCTTCCTtccttgcgtcgtattcctcataactgagggtcgtgacccctaacacaagcttgcttctttacgatgtcgcgccatgtggctcggcttttcgcgacttgcagaGCTTCGTATACTTTGGTGTCGAGAGTTGCGCGAATTTGGTTgaaccaacgcatcgggctacgtcctcgaAGTCTtatccttccactttgccagtgatcactagtttctctaacttatctccttctctcctggcaatgtggccGAAGTAttcgaggatcctctgaagacaggtggtaGACAGCCTCTTCGAGATGTTAAGTTGTTGTTGCACCATTGAATACGGAATAtctaggaaaaaaaatataagattcattatttaacaaataattcTAAATAGAATTCTCTATAGTCAATAATGTACTAGTTACTGTTTTTAAAGCATAATGCTTTAAAAACAGTAACTAGTATTATTTAgacataatttcaaaatatttttttaaacttgtccaaatttttaaaatcagcgTGTcactataatttgtatttatcacGTACGAGTAATACTGGAATGTTACTGAAATCGAGCTACCTGTTATATTGGAGAACTTCGGCCTATTTGATATCTGATTTCCAGGTGCAATATGGATGCAAATACAAATTGTGCCATGTGAACCAATCATGTGTTTATTTGCTCacttatgtttatattatagaGTTAGATTATTATAATCCATAATAATgggtaatttatatttcaatttaatatagtACATGTCTTATGAGTATTGTGCGTATGGAAGAGATCCAAGCTTTTTCATCGTTAAAGTTAATATGAACAAAGACTACAACACCTTATAGTTATCGCTTTATGCTTCAGCAATTTGCTTGGTTCGTGCAGGGTTTTGTCAAAAGTtcagtaattttataattactctTATTGATttccttttctttctttttattacttttactgAACCTTTAatctatttattgtttattatcgtGGACAGCAAACTATTAAATGAAGCTTTAGTGGCCTGTTTTACTAAAAACATAAAGTACCTACTAGCTCTGCCATGCAGTTTTATCCGCCTCGTCATTCCCGTTATCATCCGGGATAAGAATTAACATTAGTGCTATTCTAGATTATAATGTCTCTGTGCCGAGTTTCAAATGTTCAGTCACTCTATCGTGATTAAATAACAAAGATCCATCCAAAATgggtgaatttatttattttatcagattagacaatcaataaatatattttttgtattggtATCACAAGCCACATTGCTACAATGAAGTATGAACGTCAATTATCTGAACCAGAACccaatacataaataatgacaAAATAACACTTCACCATACCCACTTCACAGAGCTCACATGGACTGTACAGAATTAACTGTCATTAACTTTTTGTAagcctatattttattgatacttTTCAGCTTTGacactattataatatattactatatttttcgATCGACAACAGTTgattctaatattttttctattcaaAGAATTAAGTTTATACATATCATATGTATCAACAAACTGACAATATGGAATTAATTATAATCCGATTCAATCATTATGTTTCTTAAGTTTGATGATGTTATTAAGGTAATAAAGTTATTGTTGTCGATCGTCAGAacacaacttttaataatttaggtACTGCTTCAGCACTCCACCTATATAAACTGGTACGTATCGCTTACAAATCTAACATTAAGTACGTGTCAAAGTTTCAgttaaataaatcatcataaaATTAATGACAAAGATAAAGTCCGTCTACATATGACTACATATTGTACTTTACATGTACATGAAAAtatgaaaaggaaaaaaatgtaGTTCTGTTTTTTACGTACTACTCAAATGGAACTTTTGTTTCCCGAGTTACAGTTGATAAAGAACTGAAATTGATTATGGAAGTTCGTTCAAGTTTTTGtacgtaaattaataagtaTTGTAGGTATACATTAAAGGGAAAggataacaaaacaaattaaatgaaaaatctaaccagctttattaatttatagaagGAAAACACAATGAAcagtaattttcaaaagtgtattcctgttttattctttaaactAGTACGCTTGAATTTCCCTAAGAAAGCAAAGAAAGAAAGCCATTTTTATTGAAGCgttaaatattagtaaataacaatttatattttcaacatATAGAATTTTGTCATTCGGGATTATTAATGGATGGTTTTGGTTCAAAAATCTTTGTTAGAATCTTTTCTGAAACTTTGACACTCATgcttttctattctattctataacaGCTTTCCACTCCTACTATCTCGCTTTTCTACATAGCTATTTATTGCATCCACTACAGTGTAATAATAACATAACAGATGTACACCAGGAGATGAACAAGGTTCAGTTTTGAAGTACCTAGttcaaaattttacttaaattctTCTATTTTACTCTAAAGAACTTTTTGAAAGAATATCTTTTTGGCATACGTGTCTAAGTTAGTTTTTAAAGAAATGTTTTCTATCGCgtgattattaatttctttgatagtaattttatctatatctgTATTATCAGTTTTAATTGTGTTTCTTTCATGGAGATTTCACATTACAGATGGATCTTACATTTGAATATAATGGTACTCGTATGTCTGATAATGTCATACGTACCAAACTAAGAAATCTCTAGTCAATCTTCTATAACtatcaataatattttcacgcaagagaaattaatttgaattctGTCCTTAAAATCGTTTTGGCTTAAATTTTGTGttgtcattatttatatttctaggTTAAGAGACAGAACAGATCAATATtggtttttatgaaaataatagtattataaaattaactggAATGACTTTTAGTCCAATACAatttcagatttgaaaaatgttGTCTGGTGAACCTTGTCACATCTTCTGTGTACTTTAATATAAGCATtgatattgttatattaataagtaatctTCCATGCACATATAAAACTAAAGACAAACACACTCTTGATATCTTTTCGTATGAGAGACATAATAATGCTTAACGTGAAGAAACCAAACagcaaaaaaaacattgaaatgaAGACTTGACAAGCAGAATTGACAACAACGAACATGCAGACAGGAAACACAAGAACAAACACAGTATAGAAATGTCTCAGCAAAAACACAGAACAGATCGACAGACCGATCAACAGAATGGaatatacatttttgttttatactcgtatgtccatttatattttttgtagcttTTATAACTTATCGTGGAATTGGCATGCAGCGTTAACGCTATGCGTGGTgaaagattaaattttttttggaaattttaacgAATTAGTTTttgcaaacaataaaaaagaaattaaagaagATAAAGAGTGTGGTGGTCTTTATATGTGCAGGGAAGTGACCGGAGGGAGGGTCGCCAGGAGGATTCGCTTGACACATTTGAATTTACGGTAAGTGTGTCGATACATGCACACTCAGCATGACCGCCGAGATAACCTCTGATCCGATAGGGCTTTTTACTTACTTCAAATCGAATAGCTTGTTTACcaaattatttgttttcataAAGCGGagcgttttttttcttttatttgatttttgcaTTCCACTTACAGCATTTTTCATATGACAGTAATTGATATTGCCCTTCGTCATTGGTTCTACAAGatgagttattttaattttaaatggcaTCTTTGCTCTAAAGTAATAGTTCAATGTCTTTAGATGgttctaagtaaatttaatgtttgaCCTCTCCCACACAAAGTTTGACCTTTCAAGGTAATGTGGTGTCACTGTTATTTGAATGTCATAGTTGAACACCATTATTCTCAACGAGGAGTTTTATAGAATCGACACCCGCGTGAAAAAGTTCACGGCGGTCATGCTAGTGTTTCCGATTTTAAAGTAATCGCTGACGGTGACGAGTtacgatgattttttttttttaattaatttatattaattgttataatttgcATTCCTTTTGCACGCTACAATTGAGCTATTGCCCCGTGCGCGCTTACTTTTTGTTTAATTCCGTTTAACTAAGCACAAAAGTAAGAACATAGTGCCATATTGAATAAGGTTCATGTAAACAATGTTTTTTGCACATGATGCATATGTCTTGGAATGTTTGAcgactaaattaaaaatgaagtctACGGTGTTGAACTTTTTGGTTTCAAGGAATAAATTGAAACAATCATTTTTAAGTATAgacattttgttttacaaaaagtTGTCCATGTGTTAAGTTTCTAGGCTTTTAGGTTTTGCATTAATAGACACGTCGTTTAGTGAAACACGACGATGTAA
This window contains:
- the LOC128198946 gene encoding uncharacterized protein LOC128198946 → MKENIHVISSTISTFYNTIQKLNENEQILNSNIEKLDKILDNVLQTTNKLEASSHLTMTFSALESSLMTLNFNLKDIIDAILFGKQNIVHPSILSPMQLYNELNSNKNKVPQNFPLPLNLENMHILLDISQISSFITDSKIVFVVKIPLVLLQEYNLYHVYALPTAHDINNPHSFAMINPTAKFLAITDDKLLYSMTDSISDCKTLTNNYRLCKLGNVHSSVANPTCEVQILSAYINKIPDTCDYKNVVSDIDVWQTISNNKWIYVQSNIAKLSVKCNNSINDYDIIGTGILKLPKGCTAFHKLLQFSPSVEYETALYMPTPNFNIINDDCCSRKKINSTLPYLTPIKLSHINLDSLHYVTHRLNQVNDEIEKIENQPYHIKYGSYFSVCTTLVSLIVLCYISFKMYKKCCNRRKRNNSLDSSSGCCIQIFNSCYTKPNQNIQAINTSSDYETHNRAFESNSSSENSPTFLRRNLH